In Nostocoides sp. HKS02, the DNA window GCCACCGGTCCTCCGCCTGCGCCGGCCGGGTTGAGGGCGACCTCGAATCCGTCGACGTTGTACCCGACGTAGTACGGCTGGTCGGTGTGCGGTGCGCCGAGCAACGCGGTGTACACGGCCTTGGTGGCGTCCAGGTCGGACACCGGGATCACCAGGCTGCGGATCGTGGGACTCATCTTCGAAACCTCCGGGTCAGGACGGTCAGTTTCACTGACCGCCACGTCATCAATGAGGAGTCATCAACGAGGAACAGGCTACGAGCCGGTGGCGGACCGGCGCTTCTCGATTCCTGACCATGCACTCAGCCGTCGAGGTGCCGGTCGGCGAGCTTGCGCAGGACCGGGACCGCTGCGGCCAGTGCGATGCGCTCGTCCTCGGTGAGGTCGGCCAGCTCGGTGCTCAGCTGCGTGGCGGCCTCGTCACGCAGGGTGTCGATCGTGGTGTGACCGACCGGGGTCAGCACGAGCAGAAGGCAGCGCTGGTCGGCCGGGTCGCGCCGCCGCTCCACCCAGCCGGCCTCCTCCATGATCTCCACCAGCCGGGTCATGCTCGGCGCCGAGATGTTCATCAGCTCGGCCAGGTCACCCTGCCGGACGCCATCGGGGTAGCGGGTCAGCGCGGAGAGTGCAGCCAGCCTGGTCGGCGTGATCCCGGAGCGGGTCGCGGGTGTGCGCAGGTGGTAGGCCAGACGACCCACCTCCGTGCGCACCTCGCCCGCGAGCCGCCCGATGTCAGCTGCCACCGTGCGGCGCGTGGTCACGACCGCACTTCTTCGGGTTGCGCGGCGCGGACCTCCGGCTGCGCGACGTCGACGAGCCCCTCGTGCTGGTCGTCGGCGTGCACGAACTTCTCGCCCATGAACCACGAAGCCACAGCGGCGATCAGGCAGGCCGCGATGGCGAACCCGAAGGCGACGATGAGCCCGTTGTGGAACGGCTCGGAGATCAGCGACGGGAAGAAGGCGTGGCCGGTGAGGTACTGGGCGTCCGCGGGGCGCAGCTGGGCGAGCGTGTGGCTGCCGAGCAGCGACTGCACGGGGTTGTAGCCCAGCAGCGACGCGAACAGCACGGCGACCGGTGGCAGGGACGCGACACCGTGTGCCTGCACCGCGGGTATGCCGTGCGCCGTGAGGCCGGCCTGCATCGTCTGGGGGAGCGAGCCCGCCAGACCGACGATCATCAGCGAGAAGAAGATGCCGATCGAGAGCACCATCGAGGAGTTCTGGAACGTCGTGCTCATGCCACCGCCGACGCCGCGTCGGTTGGCCGGGAGCGCGTTCATCACCGCGGCGCGGTTGGGCGAGGCGAACAGGCCCATGCCGAAGCCGTTGAGGAAGAGCGCGGCGGCGAACGTCCAGTAGCTGAAGTTCACCGGCAGGGCGGCGAACCAGAAGAAGCTCACGGCCGCGATCAGCATCCCGCCGGTGGCGAACGGACGGGCGCCGTGGCGGTCGGAGAGCCAGCCCGACAGCGGCCCGGCCACGAGGAAGCCGACGGTCATCGGCAGCATGAAGACGCCAGCCCACAAGGGCGTCGACTCGAACGAGTAGCCGTGTCGGGGCAGCCAGATGCCCTGCAGCCAGATGATCAGGATGAACATCAGCCCGCCGCGACCCAGGCCCGACAGCAGGCTGGCGATGTTGCCGAACGTGAACGCCCGGATGCGGAACAGGTCGAGGTGGAACATCGGGTGCGCGACTCGCGTCTCGATCACGCAGAAGGCCGCGAGTATGCCGAGGCCGCCGATCATCGAGGCCAGCACCCACGGGTTCGTCCAGCCCATCAGGTGGTCGCCGTAGGGCTGGATGCCGTACGTGATCGCGACGAGCACGCCGATCAGGCCGAGCGCGAAGGTGATGTTGCCCCACCAGTCCATGACGTGGTGCCGCCGTGGGCTGAGGTCGCGCAGCTTGAGGTAGCCCCACAGGGTCCCGAAGATGCTGAACGGCACGGAGACCAGGAACACGTAGCGCCAGTGCACCGGCGCGAGGACGCCGCCGATCACGAGGCCGAGGAACGAGCCGGCGATGCCCGAGACCATGTTCAGGCCGAGCGCGAGCCCACGCTGGTCCGCCGGGAACGCGTCCGTGATGATCGCCGAGGAGTTGGCCATCAGGAGTGCTCCACCGACGCCCTGCAGGATCCGCATGATGATCAGCCAC includes these proteins:
- a CDS encoding MFS transporter, producing the protein MNSHLTPPALGPRYKWVALSTTTLGVLIATINSSILLIALPDIFRGLQINPLAPGNSSYLLWLIMGYLVVTAVLVVTFGRLGDMYGRVKMFNTGFAIFTFFSVALSVTWLTGTPGVMWLIIMRILQGVGGALLMANSSAIITDAFPADQRGLALGLNMVSGIAGSFLGLVIGGVLAPVHWRYVFLVSVPFSIFGTLWGYLKLRDLSPRRHHVMDWWGNITFALGLIGVLVAITYGIQPYGDHLMGWTNPWVLASMIGGLGILAAFCVIETRVAHPMFHLDLFRIRAFTFGNIASLLSGLGRGGLMFILIIWLQGIWLPRHGYSFESTPLWAGVFMLPMTVGFLVAGPLSGWLSDRHGARPFATGGMLIAAVSFFWFAALPVNFSYWTFAAALFLNGFGMGLFASPNRAAVMNALPANRRGVGGGMSTTFQNSSMVLSIGIFFSLMIVGLAGSLPQTMQAGLTAHGIPAVQAHGVASLPPVAVLFASLLGYNPVQSLLGSHTLAQLRPADAQYLTGHAFFPSLISEPFHNGLIVAFGFAIAACLIAAVASWFMGEKFVHADDQHEGLVDVAQPEVRAAQPEEVRS
- a CDS encoding MarR family winged helix-turn-helix transcriptional regulator: MTTRRTVAADIGRLAGEVRTEVGRLAYHLRTPATRSGITPTRLAALSALTRYPDGVRQGDLAELMNISAPSMTRLVEIMEEAGWVERRRDPADQRCLLLVLTPVGHTTIDTLRDEAATQLSTELADLTEDERIALAAAVPVLRKLADRHLDG
- a CDS encoding VOC family protein codes for the protein MSPTIRSLVIPVSDLDATKAVYTALLGAPHTDQPYYVGYNVDGFEVALNPAGAGGGPVAFADVEDLDATRETLLAAGATEREAPRQVAPGSRVCVLADADGNPIGLRGA